In Hwangdonia lutea, a single window of DNA contains:
- a CDS encoding glycosyltransferase family 4 protein, which yields MAQNKKILNNQHIAILSTCVDDWGGSEELWAKSSHYLQKEGFSITVLKENINHNHKRIVELKNKHLEFIALNNCYSEVLKRAINAYYQLTKPYFSIHLHAFNKFLKKQKPVLVIISQAINFDGLHYAQLCLKQNIPYVIVSHKAVEFFWPPKDERNYMTNVYKHAKKCYFVSEHNQNLTEEQFGFRFNNAEIVRNPMKIKPEPLAYPSTEQGFKLLMIGRLFVIDKGHDIILRVLAKEKWKKRKLSLSIAGTGPDYDGLKAMASLIKCQNLEFLGHQDDIKKIWLNHHALAIPSRSEGMPLVVIEAMAAGRIVIATHAGGTTELVEDGVTGFIGDATEHGFDETLERAWNIRSHWYNMGLEASKHIKKQISTNPELDFAKEIITLIYE from the coding sequence ATGGCGCAGAATAAAAAAATACTAAACAACCAGCACATTGCCATACTGTCTACCTGCGTCGACGATTGGGGAGGGAGTGAAGAGCTATGGGCAAAAAGCAGCCATTATTTGCAAAAAGAAGGTTTTTCAATAACCGTTTTAAAAGAAAATATAAACCATAACCACAAAAGAATTGTTGAACTAAAAAACAAACACCTTGAATTTATAGCTCTAAATAATTGTTATTCTGAGGTTTTAAAACGTGCTATCAATGCCTATTACCAACTTACAAAACCTTATTTTAGCATACATCTCCATGCTTTTAATAAATTTCTTAAAAAGCAAAAACCTGTGTTGGTCATTATTTCTCAAGCCATAAATTTTGATGGCTTACATTACGCACAACTGTGTTTAAAGCAAAACATCCCGTATGTAATTGTATCTCATAAAGCCGTTGAATTTTTTTGGCCTCCAAAAGATGAGCGCAATTATATGACAAATGTGTACAAGCATGCGAAAAAATGTTACTTTGTTTCAGAACACAACCAAAATTTAACCGAAGAACAGTTTGGGTTTCGTTTCAATAATGCAGAAATTGTTCGTAACCCAATGAAAATTAAACCTGAGCCCTTAGCTTATCCGTCAACGGAACAAGGTTTTAAGCTTTTAATGATTGGGCGCTTGTTTGTTATTGATAAAGGGCACGACATCATTTTAAGGGTTTTAGCAAAAGAAAAATGGAAAAAGCGTAAACTTTCTTTATCCATAGCAGGCACAGGTCCAGATTACGATGGCCTTAAAGCCATGGCAAGTTTGATTAAATGCCAAAATTTAGAGTTTTTAGGACACCAAGATGACATCAAGAAAATCTGGTTAAACCATCACGCCTTGGCTATACCATCAAGAAGCGAGGGCATGCCACTAGTTGTCATTGAAGCTATGGCAGCCGGTAGAATCGTAATTGCAACACATGCTGGTGGCACTACAGAACTTGTTGAAGATGGCGTAACTGGTTTTATAGGTGACGCTACCGAACATGGTTTTGATGAAACTTTAGAAAGAGCATGGAATATACGCTCACATTGGTATAATATGGGGCTTGAGGCCTCAAAGCATATAAAAAAACAAATATCAACAAACCCTGAACTTGATTTTGCTAAAGAAATAATAACTTTGATTTATGAATAA
- a CDS encoding HAD family hydrolase, with protein MKARKVVVFDLDDTLYNEIDYLKSAYLEISEVIANVVKINKTQIYNDMLDFYYSKENCFERITDKYNLDIPVSDLLNVYRNHKPTLDLSPDRLKVLNYLKLSKVPMGILTDGRSVQQRNKIKALGIEGYFDEIVISEEFGTEKPNINNFRFFETTFGVAQYYYIGDNLNKDFVSPNKLKWITICLKDNGQNIHSQNEANVNEQFLAHHNISKFSELIDIVF; from the coding sequence TTGAAGGCTAGAAAAGTAGTTGTTTTTGATTTAGACGATACGCTGTACAATGAAATTGATTATTTAAAATCTGCATATCTCGAGATTAGCGAGGTCATTGCTAATGTTGTTAAGATAAATAAAACTCAAATTTATAATGACATGCTTGATTTTTACTATTCAAAAGAAAACTGTTTCGAAAGAATTACTGATAAATATAATCTAGATATACCAGTTTCAGATTTATTAAATGTGTACAGAAACCATAAACCTACTCTTGATTTATCTCCTGATCGATTGAAAGTGCTCAATTATTTAAAATTGTCTAAGGTTCCAATGGGTATTTTAACAGACGGTAGAAGTGTTCAGCAGCGAAATAAAATTAAAGCATTGGGTATAGAAGGTTATTTTGATGAGATTGTAATTTCTGAGGAATTTGGGACGGAAAAACCTAATATCAATAATTTTCGATTTTTTGAAACTACCTTTGGAGTTGCCCAATATTATTATATTGGCGATAACTTAAATAAAGATTTTGTATCACCAAATAAACTTAAGTGGATAACTATCTGCTTAAAGGATAACGGACAAAATATCCATAGCCAAAATGAAGCGAATGTAAATGAACAGTTTTTGGCACATCATAATATTTCAAAGTTTTCAGAATTAATAGATATTGTTTTTTAA
- a CDS encoding glycosyltransferase codes for MKLSVLIPMYNVECYIEKCLASLLNQGIDAQDYEIIIVNDGSADNSLKIAEAFSKNHSNIFVHSQENRGAVFTRNKMLKLARGEYIYFVDADDYVAENALNTVLDYAVSNQLDLVGFDTLVARNRKMNKVDAKFQNTKLPKIITGNEFLRDNKNLRIEIWWYFVKRDFLNKHQIAFDRIDYDGDVVFTLKLFLKAKKVAYFPAKIYRYFQSPESTVRSASDKSKKRIIDYFVALIDDFSKLIDEVKDKENPYKKTIIGNFKFRRDVFVFFTITKMVKANLSFNEVKRNLIKFEAVGAYPIKHFNAEEFSILRYKVLKSLINNKLMLYLILKVYHSKFRKYVLNPLLNPKRY; via the coding sequence ATGAAGCTAAGTGTCCTTATACCTATGTACAATGTAGAGTGCTATATAGAAAAGTGCCTTGCAAGTTTGTTAAATCAGGGCATTGATGCTCAGGATTATGAAATAATAATTGTTAACGATGGCTCCGCAGACAATAGCTTAAAAATAGCAGAAGCATTCTCCAAAAACCACAGCAATATTTTTGTCCACTCACAAGAAAATAGGGGAGCGGTATTTACAAGAAATAAAATGCTAAAACTGGCAAGAGGCGAATATATCTACTTTGTAGATGCTGATGATTATGTAGCTGAGAATGCTTTAAACACGGTGCTTGATTATGCCGTATCAAATCAATTGGATCTTGTTGGGTTTGATACATTGGTTGCCAGAAACCGAAAAATGAACAAGGTAGATGCCAAATTCCAAAACACCAAATTGCCAAAAATAATCACAGGTAATGAATTTCTTAGAGACAATAAAAATCTTAGAATTGAAATTTGGTGGTATTTTGTCAAAAGGGATTTTTTAAACAAGCATCAAATAGCTTTTGATAGAATTGATTACGATGGCGATGTGGTTTTTACACTCAAACTATTTTTAAAGGCTAAAAAGGTAGCTTATTTTCCTGCTAAAATTTATAGGTATTTCCAGTCTCCTGAATCAACCGTTAGAAGTGCTAGCGACAAATCTAAAAAACGAATTATAGATTATTTTGTGGCTTTAATAGATGATTTTAGCAAGCTTATTGATGAAGTTAAAGACAAAGAAAATCCTTACAAAAAAACAATAATCGGTAACTTTAAATTTAGGAGGGATGTATTTGTTTTTTTTACAATTACAAAAATGGTTAAGGCCAACCTAAGCTTTAATGAGGTTAAGCGTAATTTAATTAAGTTTGAGGCTGTTGGCGCTTATCCCATTAAGCATTTTAATGCCGAAGAATTTAGTATATTGCGTTATAAAGTATTAAAAAGCTTGATAAATAATAAATTAATGCTGTATTTGATTCTTAAAGTCTATCATTCAAAGTTTAGAAAATATGTCTTAAACCCACTTTTAAATCCTAAAAGATATTAG
- a CDS encoding ABC transporter ATP-binding protein translates to MQNIKKKIEKLKKNLNLKRTLGLIWSITKGKVIYTVLIMIMESLVFMGSLYVFKLLIDIVALPDRNEKYDLAVLYIIAAGIAAITLVVLSSLASYITQKHAFLISEYVDDKIHSIAIALDLSFYESPAYFNTLNRAKNAGPDRPSAILTNIISIVKNLMTLTVIGIALISINWVLMPLLALFVLPTLYVRLKFADKLYEWQIQKTPTERKSKYLSSLITGEVAAKEIKSFGLGHYIRSMYKNLRIYLLLEDLRINKKGITNEAVTQILAAAGVYSCIAYICLSALNGESSIGDIALFLIVFPQLFGIMQGLSGEISSLYKNNIFLSYLYDLFDLENKMKDPQKPVLISQNSPDLTLKNVHFCYPHANKTVLKNINLKIPAGKVVALVGLNGSGKTTLIKLLCRLYDPTSGAIKLGGENIKNFKTDDYRKQISVVFQDFVKFNMSVTENIQFGNIHEEADHDFIKDSAIKSGAHEYIKEFPDGYNTTMGRIFDNGREVSIGQWQKLAIARALYSKSQFIIFDEATSALDAKSEQEIFDDLREHIGNRGILVISHRVSAVKHADYIYVMSEGEIAQEGTHEKLISENGDYAKLFKRKKTIAANKTSENGAE, encoded by the coding sequence ATGCAAAACATAAAAAAAAAAATAGAGAAGTTAAAAAAGAACCTTAACTTAAAAAGGACTTTAGGGCTTATTTGGAGTATTACAAAAGGAAAGGTAATCTATACGGTACTTATCATGATAATGGAAAGCCTCGTTTTTATGGGGTCATTGTATGTCTTTAAGTTACTGATTGATATTGTTGCACTGCCAGACAGAAATGAAAAATATGATTTGGCGGTTTTATACATAATAGCTGCTGGCATAGCCGCTATTACATTGGTTGTATTAAGTTCTTTAGCTAGTTATATTACCCAAAAACATGCATTTTTAATAAGCGAGTATGTTGATGATAAAATACACTCTATTGCTATTGCCCTAGATTTATCATTTTACGAAAGCCCTGCTTATTTTAATACTTTAAATAGAGCTAAAAATGCAGGGCCAGACAGACCCTCCGCAATACTTACAAATATTATCAGTATTGTAAAAAATTTAATGACATTAACAGTTATTGGCATTGCTCTAATATCTATAAATTGGGTTTTAATGCCACTTTTGGCACTTTTTGTATTGCCCACCCTATATGTGCGCTTAAAATTTGCAGATAAACTATATGAGTGGCAAATACAAAAAACGCCAACGGAACGCAAGTCCAAATATTTAAGCTCTCTCATCACTGGCGAAGTTGCCGCAAAAGAAATTAAATCTTTTGGTTTGGGCCATTACATCAGGTCCATGTATAAAAACCTAAGGATTTATCTTTTACTAGAAGACCTCCGAATAAATAAAAAAGGCATCACTAACGAAGCCGTAACCCAAATATTAGCAGCTGCGGGTGTTTATAGCTGTATAGCTTACATTTGCTTAAGTGCATTAAACGGTGAATCGTCAATAGGCGATATTGCTTTGTTTTTAATTGTTTTCCCTCAACTTTTCGGCATCATGCAAGGGCTCTCTGGGGAGATTTCATCTTTATATAAAAACAATATTTTTTTAAGTTACTTATATGATCTTTTCGATTTGGAAAATAAAATGAAAGATCCCCAAAAACCTGTATTAATTTCACAGAATAGCCCTGATTTAACTTTAAAGAACGTACATTTCTGTTATCCTCATGCTAACAAAACAGTATTAAAAAACATCAACTTAAAAATACCCGCTGGTAAAGTAGTTGCGCTCGTTGGTCTTAACGGGTCAGGAAAAACCACCTTGATAAAGCTGTTGTGCAGGCTTTACGACCCCACTTCGGGAGCTATAAAATTAGGCGGAGAAAATATTAAAAATTTTAAAACAGACGATTATAGAAAGCAAATAAGTGTTGTTTTTCAAGATTTTGTTAAATTTAACATGAGCGTTACAGAAAACATACAATTTGGCAACATACATGAAGAAGCCGACCATGATTTCATAAAAGACTCTGCCATAAAATCCGGAGCCCACGAATACATAAAGGAATTCCCAGATGGCTACAATACCACTATGGGGCGTATTTTTGATAATGGTAGAGAAGTTAGCATTGGGCAATGGCAAAAGTTGGCTATTGCACGTGCCCTATATAGTAAATCGCAATTTATAATTTTTGACGAAGCAACAAGTGCACTTGATGCCAAATCTGAACAAGAGATTTTCGACGACTTACGAGAACATATAGGTAATAGAGGCATACTGGTTATTAGCCACAGAGTTTCAGCCGTAAAACATGCTGATTATATTTATGTGATGTCTGAAGGTGAAATAGCACAAGAAGGAACACATGAAAAGCTGATCTCTGAAAATGGAGATTATGCTAAATTATTTAAACGAAAAAAAACTATAGCGGCAAATAAAACAAGCGAGAATGGCGCAGAATAA
- a CDS encoding glycosyltransferase family 2 protein, whose protein sequence is MNNPPLVSVIIPTYNRVKIVGNAIKSVLNQTYSNIEIIVVDDGSTDETKALIDNFTMVKYIAKPNGGQASARNLGLKHANGKYIASLDSDDLWETSFLTKMVGALEKHDLDFAFANWGQQNNNGDYSDFLSEYVYLPAHIPKKKDSWVYLSYKDLRKIYLAACPSPSSSLLIRASAIKRGWNENMNIADDWYLLLDIVLPKEAKVAFTTEKLWKKHVVSDNVFDGRDKLEVLKLLYVEDMSAMLKGFKSVLNDKEIEALEKKYVLDLILTAKEVWSKEKSIKNAFYYIFKACSKHPIYFLQIIFKVAFGKIKNKNLKKTDIILE, encoded by the coding sequence ATGAATAATCCCCCATTAGTATCCGTAATAATTCCCACCTACAACCGAGTTAAAATTGTAGGTAACGCCATAAAAAGTGTTTTGAACCAAACCTATAGTAATATTGAAATTATTGTTGTTGATGATGGCTCTACCGATGAGACCAAAGCATTAATTGATAATTTCACTATGGTTAAATACATAGCAAAACCGAATGGTGGACAAGCTTCAGCACGCAATTTGGGATTAAAACACGCTAACGGTAAATATATAGCATCCTTAGATTCTGACGATTTATGGGAAACCTCTTTTTTAACCAAAATGGTCGGTGCGCTTGAGAAACACGACTTAGATTTTGCCTTTGCAAATTGGGGGCAACAAAATAACAATGGAGACTATAGTGACTTTCTTTCTGAATATGTGTACTTGCCTGCACACATCCCAAAGAAAAAAGATTCGTGGGTATATTTGAGCTATAAAGACTTAAGGAAAATCTATTTAGCGGCTTGCCCATCGCCGTCTTCTTCTTTGCTTATTCGTGCTTCGGCAATAAAAAGAGGTTGGAACGAGAACATGAACATTGCCGACGATTGGTATTTATTATTGGATATAGTATTGCCCAAAGAAGCAAAAGTGGCTTTTACAACCGAAAAACTCTGGAAAAAACATGTGGTTAGCGATAATGTTTTTGATGGCCGCGATAAGCTAGAGGTTCTCAAGCTTCTATATGTAGAGGACATGTCTGCAATGCTTAAAGGTTTTAAATCTGTTTTAAATGACAAAGAGATTGAGGCATTAGAAAAAAAATACGTTTTAGACTTAATACTTACCGCTAAAGAAGTATGGTCTAAAGAGAAAAGTATAAAAAACGCTTTTTATTATATTTTTAAGGCTTGTAGCAAGCATCCTATATATTTTTTACAAATAATTTTTAAGGTTGCTTTTGGAAAGATAAAAAACAAGAACTTAAAAAAAACCGATATTATACTCGAATAA
- a CDS encoding YbaB/EbfC family nucleoid-associated protein, with translation MFGDMMNMMGKLKETQKKVEETKKRLDTVLIDEKSSDGLLSITLTANRTIKSIDIADELLEDKEQLEDYLVLTLNKAIEKATNVNEAELAAVAKEGMPNIPGMDMFK, from the coding sequence ATGTTTGGAGATATGATGAATATGATGGGAAAACTTAAAGAAACCCAGAAAAAAGTTGAAGAAACAAAAAAACGCTTGGATACGGTTTTAATTGATGAAAAAAGCAGCGACGGACTGTTAAGCATAACTTTAACGGCAAACCGAACTATTAAATCTATTGATATTGCCGATGAATTGCTTGAGGATAAAGAGCAGCTTGAAGATTATTTGGTTTTAACTTTAAATAAAGCCATTGAAAAAGCCACCAATGTTAATGAAGCGGAATTAGCTGCCGTTGCCAAAGAGGGTATGCCGAATATTCCGGGGATGGATATGTTTAAGTAA
- a CDS encoding UbiA family prenyltransferase, which yields MDYFLWLLFLILAIAAGAIYVSIINDFTDLKYDIASKKRNGLERFNPNMQKLLLLASILLGVLFCFFFMNDVLSLIFYLAAYLSFSLYSISPFRFKNRGILGVIADASGAHLFPSFFVASSLMYKMHVPIDVYWLSIIGVWSFAYGLRGILWHQFWDRENDLSINHKTFATAMHESKMKLTEIIITGIEIIALLAILSTLGVLPFIALLFYVAILFGYKKLKIKTILIITDTNRWQIFMSDYYQILLPISLIIACSLKHPLCLVLLFFHLLCFPYTIKSFIKTLFQMMGIKKNSFFKNG from the coding sequence ATGGATTATTTTTTATGGTTGCTCTTTTTAATTTTGGCAATTGCCGCAGGTGCCATTTATGTAAGCATAATAAACGATTTTACAGATTTAAAATATGATATTGCAAGTAAAAAAAGAAACGGACTTGAACGTTTTAATCCAAACATGCAAAAATTATTGTTACTTGCCTCCATTCTATTAGGGGTTCTTTTTTGCTTTTTTTTTATGAATGATGTGCTTTCCCTAATTTTTTATCTGGCTGCATATCTGTCATTTAGTTTATACTCCATTTCGCCTTTTCGCTTTAAAAACAGGGGGATTTTGGGTGTTATTGCGGATGCAAGTGGTGCACACCTCTTCCCTAGTTTTTTTGTAGCTTCTTCTTTAATGTATAAAATGCATGTTCCAATAGATGTTTATTGGCTATCAATCATCGGCGTTTGGAGTTTTGCCTACGGTTTGCGCGGTATATTGTGGCACCAGTTTTGGGACAGAGAAAACGACCTGTCAATAAACCATAAAACATTTGCAACTGCAATGCACGAATCGAAAATGAAGCTTACAGAAATAATTATTACCGGTATTGAAATTATAGCACTATTGGCGATTTTATCAACTCTGGGGGTTTTACCTTTTATAGCTTTGTTGTTTTATGTTGCAATCCTTTTTGGCTACAAAAAACTTAAAATTAAAACCATCTTGATTATTACCGACACCAATCGCTGGCAAATTTTTATGTCAGATTACTATCAGATTTTACTACCTATATCCCTTATAATTGCTTGTAGTTTAAAACACCCTTTATGCTTGGTTTTATTGTTTTTTCATCTTTTATGTTTTCCTTATACAATCAAATCGTTCATAAAAACGCTTTTTCAAATGATGGGGATAAAAAAAAATTCATTTTTTAAAAACGGTTAA
- a CDS encoding ATP-grasp domain-containing protein → MSNILITSAGRRVSLVKAFITELMAIDHTGKVYVTDAYPKLSPAAQVAHKAFKVYKINNTGYIDSLLEICKQNKISLIIPTLDTELLRLSENRKKFSDINVQLVLSNQKFIEICNNKLSTQQLFNKLGISVPEIYSKQNYKLPLFIKPLVGSNSIGTLIIKKENQISDDLLQNEKLQFFEYLDHDAYDEYTCDLYYNKSSELKCVIPRKRIEVRGGEVSKGLTENNEVKTFIDIKLAYLEGARGCITLQLFMHKETKAIKGIEINPRFGGGFPLSYLAGGNYPKWIIQEYMLGRTIDYFDDWENNLLMLRYDDEILMHDFEG, encoded by the coding sequence ATGAGTAATATATTAATAACATCTGCTGGGAGAAGGGTTTCTTTAGTAAAAGCCTTTATTACAGAGTTAATGGCGATTGATCATACTGGTAAAGTTTATGTTACCGATGCATACCCTAAACTTTCACCGGCAGCACAAGTGGCCCATAAAGCATTTAAAGTTTATAAAATAAACAATACAGGTTATATTGATTCGCTATTAGAAATTTGCAAACAAAACAAAATTTCACTTATAATTCCCACCCTTGATACTGAGTTATTGAGGTTGTCTGAAAATCGAAAAAAATTTTCAGACATTAACGTACAATTAGTTTTATCAAACCAAAAATTTATCGAAATATGTAACAATAAGTTAAGCACCCAGCAACTCTTTAATAAGCTAGGAATAAGCGTCCCAGAAATTTATTCTAAACAAAACTACAAGTTACCTTTATTCATAAAGCCGTTGGTGGGCAGTAATAGCATAGGTACCCTTATTATTAAAAAAGAAAATCAGATTTCAGACGACCTTTTACAGAATGAAAAACTTCAATTTTTTGAATATTTAGATCATGATGCATATGATGAATATACTTGTGATTTATATTATAATAAGTCCAGCGAACTAAAATGCGTCATTCCGCGTAAACGGATAGAGGTAAGAGGAGGTGAGGTTAGTAAAGGTCTAACTGAAAATAATGAGGTAAAAACTTTTATTGATATAAAATTGGCTTATTTAGAAGGAGCCAGAGGTTGCATAACCTTGCAGCTATTTATGCATAAAGAAACTAAAGCTATTAAGGGCATAGAAATAAATCCGAGATTTGGAGGGGGCTTCCCGCTATCCTATTTAGCCGGCGGAAATTATCCAAAATGGATAATTCAAGAATACATGTTAGGGCGAACTATAGATTATTTTGATGATTGGGAAAATAATTTGTTAATGTTGCGCTATGATGATGAAATTTTAATGCATGATTTTGAAGGCTAG
- a CDS encoding beta-1,6-N-acetylglucosaminyltransferase, producing the protein MKQAILIAAYKNFDHLIEIIDFFNDDTFEIYLHIDKKTKLPKSVLGKLNTVSNLQLLSRRYIVNWGGTNQLNCYLLLAEEALKNRKNIYFHLISGQDYPVKSITEFKKLFENPQKHDYLENFELPRERWNNENGGFDRFLYYYFFDIFYSHKFKKAILFLVKIQKKLSIKRSFPKKIKTYYGGSSWWSLSKDTLQYVIDYTKENKYLLNRMKYTLASDELYFQTVIMNSVYAKNVINDNLRYIDWNPERIGKYSPSPAILDTSDFDKIISSNKLFARKFDVPFSDELKHAILKLQKGE; encoded by the coding sequence ATGAAACAAGCCATTTTAATCGCTGCATATAAAAATTTTGATCACTTGATCGAAATAATTGATTTTTTTAATGATGACACTTTTGAAATTTACCTGCATATTGACAAAAAAACAAAATTACCTAAAAGTGTTCTCGGAAAATTAAATACAGTTAGTAATTTACAATTGTTATCGCGCAGATACATTGTAAACTGGGGGGGCACAAATCAGTTAAATTGTTATTTGTTATTAGCTGAAGAAGCTCTTAAGAATAGAAAAAATATTTATTTCCACTTAATAAGCGGACAAGATTATCCTGTTAAAAGCATTACTGAATTTAAAAAGCTATTTGAAAATCCACAAAAACATGATTATTTAGAAAATTTTGAATTACCAAGAGAAAGGTGGAATAACGAAAATGGGGGTTTTGATAGATTTTTGTATTATTATTTTTTTGACATTTTTTATTCACATAAATTCAAAAAAGCAATACTGTTTTTAGTTAAAATTCAAAAAAAGCTTTCAATAAAAAGGTCTTTTCCAAAAAAAATTAAAACATATTACGGAGGCTCAAGTTGGTGGAGTTTATCTAAAGATACTCTTCAATATGTAATTGATTATACGAAAGAAAACAAGTATTTATTAAATAGAATGAAATATACTTTAGCTTCTGATGAACTATATTTTCAAACAGTAATAATGAATTCGGTCTATGCCAAAAATGTAATAAATGACAATTTAAGATATATCGATTGGAATCCTGAAAGAATCGGAAAGTATAGTCCGTCACCGGCGATTTTGGACACAAGTGATTTTGACAAAATAATAAGCTCAAACAAACTATTTGCAAGAAAATTTGACGTCCCTTTTTCAGATGAATTGAAACATGCCATTTTAAAACTCCAGAAAGGTGAGTGA
- a CDS encoding glycosyltransferase — MKLSIVVPFYNAEDHLERCLTSLTNQNLSKSDCEIILINDGSTDNGITIAEQFRNKHINIYVHCQKNKGLGASRNIGIQLAKGDYIYFIDADDYLAFNTLSIPLEYLEKNNLDILGFSTLITDKLDLFSYQQEPIENIEVITGNDFLVKHKNNRLEAWWYILKREFLLETNLKFEEGKFMEDAVFSIKIFLEANRIMFLPITIHRYVKSPHSIMNNEDQKHLKKVVADYISLAYRFNTLINEISKKEIKNTDAIIKNIKFKSTVSIYFMFFKLIRLNISIPKIYKILRDLEKINVYPLTNFIGEVYNHPKIKVTAYVFNHKYLFFLCLYPLRIMHSLKLIKLY; from the coding sequence ATGAAATTAAGTATTGTTGTTCCTTTTTATAATGCAGAAGACCATTTAGAACGGTGCTTAACAAGTTTAACAAATCAAAACCTATCTAAATCAGATTGTGAAATTATACTAATAAATGACGGGTCTACTGATAATGGCATTACAATCGCAGAACAATTCAGAAATAAGCACATCAACATTTATGTCCATTGCCAAAAAAACAAAGGTCTAGGAGCCTCTCGAAATATTGGCATACAACTGGCAAAAGGCGATTATATTTACTTTATTGATGCCGATGATTATTTAGCGTTTAACACTCTAAGTATACCTTTAGAATATTTAGAAAAAAATAACTTAGATATATTAGGGTTTTCAACACTTATTACAGATAAGCTAGATTTATTTTCATACCAACAGGAACCTATTGAGAATATTGAGGTAATTACCGGAAATGATTTTTTGGTAAAACATAAAAACAACAGGTTAGAGGCGTGGTGGTACATACTAAAACGCGAGTTTTTATTAGAAACAAATCTGAAATTTGAAGAGGGAAAATTCATGGAAGATGCCGTTTTTTCCATCAAAATTTTTTTAGAGGCAAATCGTATTATGTTTTTGCCAATAACCATTCATCGATATGTAAAATCTCCCCATTCCATAATGAACAATGAGGACCAAAAACACTTAAAAAAAGTTGTTGCAGATTATATTAGTTTAGCTTACCGTTTTAATACCCTTATAAATGAAATTTCAAAAAAAGAAATAAAAAATACTGATGCTATTATTAAAAATATAAAATTTAAAAGCACGGTAAGTATTTATTTTATGTTCTTTAAACTTATCAGGTTAAATATTTCGATACCGAAAATCTATAAAATCCTTAGAGATTTAGAGAAAATAAATGTGTATCCTTTAACAAACTTTATAGGCGAAGTGTATAATCATCCAAAAATCAAAGTAACAGCTTATGTTTTTAACCATAAGTACCTGTTCTTTTTGTGTTTATACCCATTAAGAATAATGCATAGTCTAAAATTGATAAAGCTTTATTAA